The following coding sequences lie in one Leucobacter allii genomic window:
- a CDS encoding Dabb family protein, translating to MTLRHIVSWKFTGETREERDAQAAQAVAAIAPLAESVPSVRALALHRNELFDGENYDLTLVADFDDADGLAVYAGHPTHLPVIDLMKRITAARAASDFTV from the coding sequence ATGACCCTGCGACACATCGTCAGCTGGAAGTTCACCGGCGAGACCCGGGAGGAGCGCGACGCGCAGGCCGCGCAGGCCGTCGCCGCGATCGCTCCGCTGGCCGAGTCGGTGCCCTCCGTGCGCGCGCTCGCGCTGCACCGCAACGAGCTCTTCGACGGCGAGAACTACGACCTCACCCTCGTCGCGGATTTCGACGACGCCGACGGCCTCGCGGTCTACGCCGGGCACCCGACGCATCTCCCGGTCATCGACCTGATGAAGCGCATCACGGCGGCCCGCGCCGCGAGCGACTTCACGGTCTGA
- a CDS encoding glutaredoxin family protein, with the protein MTHVRITLIGKPGCHLCDDARAVVERVRGEVRERDGVETSLEELDILADAALARKHSEDIPVVLVNGRRHAIWRVDPERFASALAKAARRPRLGQG; encoded by the coding sequence GTGACGCACGTTCGGATCACCCTCATCGGCAAGCCAGGCTGCCATCTCTGCGACGACGCGCGCGCGGTCGTGGAGCGGGTGCGCGGGGAGGTCCGCGAGCGCGACGGCGTGGAGACCTCGCTCGAGGAGCTCGACATCCTCGCCGACGCGGCGCTCGCTCGGAAGCACTCCGAGGACATCCCCGTCGTGCTCGTGAACGGGCGCCGTCACGCGATCTGGCGGGTGGATCCCGAGCGCTTCGCCTCGGCCCTCGCGAAGGCGGCGCGGCGGCCGCGCCTCGGCCAGGGCTGA
- a CDS encoding 30S ribosomal protein bS22, which yields MGSVIKKRRKRMSKKKHRKLLRKTRHQRRNKK from the coding sequence GTGGGTTCTGTGATCAAGAAGCGCCGCAAGCGCATGTCCAAGAAGAAGCACCGTAAGCTGCTTCGGAAGACGCGTCACCAGCGTCGCAACAAGAAGTAG
- a CDS encoding ArsR/SmtB family transcription factor codes for MPDIFGVIADATRRDILGVLLERFQQDAEISVSEIVGQLEISQPTVSKHLKVLREAELVTVREEGQHRYYSLDPEPLEMVEDFVIPFLSAGFDTEVTVEYLSEEGERVPGPAGDDPFAEEGEVLPEEAAAAAERIGRAAARAEHRVKELVARFRLKG; via the coding sequence ATGCCAGATATTTTCGGAGTGATCGCCGATGCGACGCGGCGCGACATCCTCGGAGTGCTGCTGGAGCGCTTCCAGCAGGATGCCGAGATCAGCGTGTCCGAGATCGTCGGGCAGCTGGAGATCAGCCAGCCGACGGTCTCCAAGCATCTGAAGGTGCTGCGCGAGGCCGAGCTCGTGACCGTGCGCGAAGAGGGGCAGCACCGCTACTACTCGCTCGATCCCGAACCGCTCGAGATGGTCGAGGACTTCGTGATCCCCTTCCTCTCGGCGGGGTTCGACACCGAGGTGACGGTGGAGTACCTCTCCGAGGAGGGCGAGCGGGTGCCCGGGCCCGCGGGCGACGACCCCTTCGCCGAGGAGGGGGAGGTGCTGCCGGAGGAGGCGGCGGCGGCGGCGGAGCGGATCGGTCGCGCTGCGGCGCGCGCCGAGCACCGCGTGAAGGAACTCGTCGCGCGCTTCCGGCTGAAGGGCTGA
- a CDS encoding TrkH family potassium uptake protein: MIHSSPARFALLIFTGLILLWTVLLSLPFSSSTGTITPLADALFTAVSAICVTGLSTVDMSAHWSLFGELVILAGLQIGGIGVLTLASILGLTVTRRLGLRQRLLAAGDTNPMRMGRDVSESQAVGLGDIGGLLAAVATSLVVIEVALTLLIAPRLMTEGYDFWSAVWNGFYLAASAFTNTGFVPLAGGLAPFETDVYLLSVLAVGVFLGSIGFPVIFALYRYVVGGGWRAHKRLGLHAKLTLTTTLVFVIFGWLAIGVLEMSNPATLGGHGFWDTVLSSGYMSVMTRSGGLGIIDPAQMEGSTLLVMDMLMFVGGGSASTAGGIKVTTIAVLFLAAYAEARGYQDVQAFGRRIPNEVLRVSVSILIWGATIVLAATVALMHLTGESLDFVLFEVISAFGTCGLSTGLSGEVGDAGKYILAATMWAGRVGTVTLAAAVAATSRSRMFRLPEERPIVG, encoded by the coding sequence ATGATCCACTCCTCCCCCGCACGATTCGCGCTGCTGATCTTCACGGGGCTGATCCTGCTGTGGACCGTGCTCCTGTCGCTGCCGTTCTCGAGCAGCACCGGCACGATCACGCCGCTCGCCGATGCGCTGTTCACCGCGGTCTCGGCGATCTGCGTCACCGGGCTCTCGACGGTGGACATGTCCGCGCACTGGTCGCTGTTCGGGGAGCTCGTCATCCTCGCCGGCCTCCAGATCGGCGGGATCGGCGTGCTCACCCTCGCGAGCATCCTCGGCCTCACGGTCACGCGCAGGCTCGGGCTCAGGCAGCGGCTGCTCGCCGCGGGAGACACGAACCCGATGCGCATGGGCCGCGACGTCTCCGAGAGCCAGGCCGTGGGGCTCGGCGACATCGGCGGGCTGCTCGCGGCCGTGGCGACGAGCCTCGTGGTCATCGAGGTCGCCCTGACCCTGCTCATCGCGCCGCGGCTCATGACCGAGGGGTACGACTTCTGGTCCGCGGTCTGGAACGGCTTCTACCTCGCCGCCTCCGCCTTCACGAACACGGGCTTCGTGCCGCTGGCCGGGGGCCTCGCCCCCTTCGAGACCGACGTCTACCTGCTGAGCGTGCTCGCGGTCGGCGTGTTCCTCGGCAGCATCGGCTTCCCCGTGATCTTCGCCCTCTACCGCTACGTCGTGGGCGGCGGCTGGCGGGCGCACAAGCGGCTCGGGCTGCACGCGAAGCTCACCCTCACCACGACGCTCGTCTTCGTGATCTTCGGCTGGCTCGCGATCGGCGTGCTCGAGATGAGCAATCCGGCGACCCTCGGCGGCCACGGCTTCTGGGACACGGTGCTGAGCTCCGGGTACATGTCGGTGATGACCCGCTCCGGCGGGCTCGGGATCATCGACCCCGCCCAGATGGAGGGGTCGACGCTGCTCGTCATGGACATGCTCATGTTCGTAGGCGGCGGCTCGGCGTCGACCGCGGGCGGCATCAAGGTGACGACGATCGCGGTGCTGTTCCTGGCCGCCTACGCCGAGGCCCGCGGCTATCAGGACGTGCAGGCCTTCGGCCGCCGGATCCCGAACGAGGTGCTGCGGGTGTCCGTGTCGATCCTCATCTGGGGGGCGACCATCGTGCTCGCGGCGACCGTGGCCCTCATGCACCTCACGGGCGAGTCCCTCGACTTCGTGCTGTTCGAGGTGATCTCGGCGTTCGGCACCTGCGGACTGTCCACGGGGCTCTCCGGGGAGGTCGGCGACGCCGGGAAGTACATCCTCGCCGCGACCATGTGGGCGGGCCGCGTCGGCACCGTCACGCTCGCCGCCGCCGTCGCGGCGACGAGCCGTTCGCGCATGTTCCGTCTCCCTGAAGAAAGGCCGATCGTTGGTTGA
- a CDS encoding potassium channel family protein → MVDIRSDAPVIVIGLGRFGAATAGQLDRQDREVLVVDTDPQLVQKWSDRVTHAVQADARSMEALRQIGADEFQIAVVATGASIESSVLIAANLVDLGIPQIWAKAISLSHGKILERIGVNHVIYPEREAGERVAHLLSGSMLDFIQFDNNYVIAKMYPPRSIRGRSLAESGVRTRYRVTVVGVKTPGQPFTHATQDTVVSPHDLIIVSGAAADVERFAAIG, encoded by the coding sequence TTGGTTGATATTCGCAGTGACGCCCCGGTGATCGTCATCGGGCTCGGCCGCTTCGGCGCGGCCACCGCCGGGCAGCTGGACCGCCAGGATCGCGAGGTGCTCGTCGTCGACACCGACCCGCAGCTCGTGCAGAAGTGGTCCGACCGCGTGACGCACGCCGTGCAGGCCGACGCGCGCTCCATGGAGGCGCTCCGGCAGATCGGCGCCGACGAGTTCCAGATCGCCGTCGTCGCGACGGGCGCGTCGATCGAGTCGAGCGTGCTCATCGCCGCGAACCTCGTGGACCTCGGGATCCCGCAGATCTGGGCGAAGGCGATCTCGCTGTCGCACGGGAAGATCCTCGAGCGCATCGGGGTGAACCACGTCATCTACCCCGAGCGGGAGGCCGGCGAGCGCGTCGCGCACCTGCTCAGCGGCAGCATGCTCGACTTCATCCAGTTCGACAACAACTACGTGATCGCGAAGATGTACCCGCCGCGATCGATCCGCGGGCGGTCCCTCGCCGAGAGCGGCGTGCGCACCCGCTACCGCGTGACCGTCGTCGGGGTGAAGACCCCGGGCCAGCCGTTCACGCACGCGACCCAGGACACGGTGGTCTCGCCGCACGATCTCATCATCGTGAGCGGCGCGGCCGCCGACGTGGAGCGCTTCGCCGCGATCGGGTAG
- a CDS encoding LysR family transcriptional regulator translates to MHDPLNLRLLSHFLAVVEAGSVSAAAVRLNLTQPALSRQIQQLERSIGVRLFERTPTRLILTSGGSHLVGLARELLDHAGDVGDALERMAAGGATRLRVACPEATVRGVIAPFVAATGAPIVDAAIDLAVRVYGHVSRREADLAVNTLPPPLGLGSKLVGTNGVSVFVPETHPLAGRETVGVGEAVAHPLVLLSAGSGLRRIIDEALWPVRERVRVVAEPVSSELVMARAASGDGVGIDLGRPSFGLVARPLVDTAGARVRMPIYAAWEPTHFAAAEIRGIVDELIAWGEHVWE, encoded by the coding sequence ATGCATGACCCGCTGAATCTGCGCCTGCTGAGCCACTTCCTCGCCGTCGTGGAGGCCGGCTCCGTCTCGGCCGCCGCCGTCCGGCTGAATCTCACGCAGCCCGCGCTCTCGCGTCAGATCCAGCAGCTCGAACGGAGCATCGGGGTCCGGCTCTTCGAGCGCACGCCGACCCGGCTGATCCTCACCTCGGGCGGATCCCACCTCGTCGGGCTCGCCAGGGAGCTCCTCGACCACGCCGGCGACGTCGGCGACGCCCTGGAACGCATGGCCGCCGGCGGCGCGACCCGGCTGCGCGTGGCCTGCCCGGAGGCCACGGTCCGCGGCGTCATCGCCCCCTTCGTCGCGGCGACGGGCGCCCCCATCGTCGACGCCGCGATCGACCTCGCGGTGCGGGTGTACGGGCACGTGAGCCGGCGCGAGGCCGATCTGGCGGTCAACACCCTGCCCCCGCCGCTCGGGCTCGGCTCGAAGCTGGTCGGCACGAACGGCGTCTCCGTCTTCGTGCCCGAGACCCATCCGCTCGCGGGGCGGGAGACGGTCGGCGTGGGCGAGGCCGTCGCCCACCCGCTCGTGCTGCTCTCCGCGGGCTCGGGGTTGCGGAGGATCATCGATGAGGCGCTGTGGCCCGTGCGCGAGCGCGTGCGGGTCGTCGCGGAGCCGGTAAGCTCGGAACTCGTGATGGCGCGCGCCGCGTCGGGCGACGGCGTCGGCATCGATCTCGGCAGGCCGAGCTTCGGCCTCGTCGCCCGGCCGCTCGTCGACACGGCGGGCGCCCGGGTGCGGATGCCGATCTACGCGGCGTGGGAACCCACCCATTTCGCCGCGGCGGAGATCCGCGGGATCGTGGACGAGCTGATCGCCTGGGGCGAGCACGTCTGGGAATGA
- a CDS encoding MFS transporter, translating to MSAEPHVSRSTEAKTAVATFVGTAIEWYDFFIFGTAAALAFGPVFFPEATPAVGLLASFATFWVGFIARPIGGLIFGHLGDTLGRRGTLVATLLIMGVATTAIGLLPGYATIGIWAPILLVVLRAVQGLGLGGEWGGAVTMATENAPEKRRGLAGSWVQQGSPMGSILATLVFLSVGALPDEQFLSWGWRIPFLASSLLVLVALIARVTVEETPSFTRMRAEQTVAKAPIAEAFRIAPVAILLGMGASAIGIAAAYFNNTFSLAWATTELGVDRTTMLNILLIIAVVQFVVQPLAALIAHRIGMARFMSIMLCAGLLTTIPTYLLIATGEPVLITAGLALSTISGAAYFALLAGFLADAFPPRVRYSGLSIAYQLSATIVGGATPLVAQSLLNAFGGAVWGVAGYHLVLLAITLLCVVALARHVRRGREQGSGPSGAVLPDPAPTAARAGSERPDA from the coding sequence ATGTCAGCCGAACCCCACGTCTCCCGATCCACCGAAGCGAAAACCGCGGTGGCGACCTTCGTCGGCACCGCGATCGAGTGGTACGACTTCTTCATCTTCGGAACCGCCGCGGCCCTCGCCTTCGGCCCCGTCTTCTTCCCCGAGGCCACGCCCGCCGTCGGCCTGCTCGCCTCGTTCGCGACCTTCTGGGTCGGATTCATCGCCCGCCCCATCGGAGGGCTCATTTTCGGCCATCTCGGGGACACCCTCGGCCGGCGCGGCACCCTCGTCGCGACGCTGCTCATCATGGGCGTCGCCACGACCGCCATCGGGCTCCTGCCCGGCTACGCGACGATCGGGATCTGGGCGCCGATCCTGCTGGTCGTGCTCCGCGCCGTCCAGGGGCTCGGCCTCGGCGGCGAGTGGGGCGGCGCCGTCACCATGGCCACCGAGAACGCCCCCGAGAAGCGACGCGGTCTCGCGGGGAGCTGGGTGCAGCAGGGTTCGCCGATGGGCTCGATCCTCGCGACGCTGGTGTTCCTGTCCGTCGGCGCGCTGCCGGACGAGCAGTTCCTCTCCTGGGGGTGGCGGATCCCCTTCCTGGCCTCCTCGCTCCTGGTCCTCGTCGCCCTCATCGCCCGCGTCACGGTCGAGGAGACCCCGTCATTCACCCGGATGCGCGCGGAGCAGACCGTCGCGAAGGCGCCGATCGCCGAGGCGTTCCGGATCGCGCCCGTCGCGATCCTCCTGGGGATGGGTGCGAGCGCGATCGGCATCGCCGCGGCGTACTTCAACAACACCTTCAGCCTGGCCTGGGCCACGACGGAGCTCGGCGTCGACCGCACGACGATGCTGAACATCCTCCTCATCATCGCCGTCGTCCAGTTCGTGGTCCAGCCGCTCGCCGCGCTCATCGCGCACCGCATCGGCATGGCGCGCTTCATGAGCATCATGCTCTGCGCCGGTCTCCTCACCACGATCCCCACGTATCTCCTCATCGCGACCGGCGAACCGGTGCTGATCACGGCGGGCCTCGCGCTGTCGACGATCTCCGGGGCCGCCTACTTCGCGCTCCTGGCCGGCTTCCTCGCCGACGCCTTCCCGCCCCGCGTCCGCTACTCCGGCCTCTCCATCGCGTACCAGCTCTCCGCCACGATCGTCGGCGGCGCCACGCCGCTCGTCGCCCAGTCCCTGCTCAACGCGTTCGGCGGGGCGGTCTGGGGCGTCGCCGGCTACCACCTCGTGCTCCTCGCCATCACGCTGCTCTGCGTCGTCGCGCTGGCGCGGCACGTGCGACGCGGCCGGGAGCAGGGTTCGGGCCCCTCCGGCGCCGTGCTCCCCGATCCGGCTCCGACGGCGGCGCGCGCGGGATCGGAGCGGCCCGATGCATGA
- a CDS encoding amidohydrolase — protein MHELPVTRFRAGAVYSAGSADVESFAVGGGRIIATGTHAELADRFPGASCVDLGDRLVVPGFNDAHAHFADAAQGRLELDVAPAHAPDAPALLRRLAGATPRSSGWVIAAGYDDSLSGAINREALDAALPDRPVLVRHVSAHWAVLNSAALRELGIDETVVDGGGGSYGRDGAGRLDGRIYERALLSRYVSRSGAGPAPIPAPRPAEVVDAYRAALAEWNAYGITSSCDAFVGGQQLGVHTAAHRAGQRSLRVGMLLAAECYDDYAALGLGTGMGDEWLRIAGVKAFVDGAIGGRTCFVSEPFCGTHDHGLRITSPEELHALVRRVHGDGNRLGIHANGDAAIRMLLDAYEAAQRDDPRPTRHRIEHCSIVDDDIIRRIAALDLIVTPFARYASFYGGRLERWYGKDRTERMFAHRALLDAGVTVAASTDHPASPVSPFAAMQSLVTRTGDDGSLVGAVQRITPAEALAVYTAGSAAATGEERRKGRLLPGMLADFAVLDADPRAVDPFAISEIAAVRTYVDGELVFSRE, from the coding sequence ATGCATGAGCTCCCCGTCACCCGCTTCCGCGCGGGCGCCGTCTACTCCGCCGGCTCCGCGGATGTCGAGTCATTCGCGGTCGGCGGGGGCCGGATCATCGCGACGGGCACCCACGCGGAACTCGCCGACCGCTTCCCCGGCGCATCCTGCGTCGACCTCGGCGACCGTCTCGTCGTGCCCGGTTTCAACGACGCGCACGCGCACTTCGCGGACGCGGCGCAGGGCCGGCTCGAGCTCGACGTGGCGCCGGCGCACGCTCCCGATGCGCCGGCCCTCCTGCGGCGCCTCGCCGGCGCGACCCCCCGCTCCTCCGGATGGGTGATCGCCGCCGGCTACGACGACTCGCTCAGCGGGGCGATCAATCGCGAAGCGCTGGACGCGGCGCTGCCGGATCGGCCCGTCCTCGTACGCCACGTATCGGCCCACTGGGCCGTGCTGAACTCGGCGGCGCTCAGGGAGCTCGGGATCGACGAGACGGTCGTCGACGGCGGCGGGGGCAGCTACGGCCGAGACGGCGCCGGGCGGCTCGACGGGCGCATCTACGAGCGCGCGCTCCTCTCGCGCTACGTGTCGCGGAGCGGTGCGGGGCCGGCGCCGATCCCCGCGCCCCGGCCCGCAGAGGTGGTCGACGCGTACCGCGCGGCCCTCGCGGAGTGGAACGCCTACGGCATCACGTCGAGCTGCGACGCCTTCGTCGGCGGGCAGCAGCTCGGCGTGCACACCGCGGCGCACCGCGCGGGCCAGCGCTCGCTGCGCGTCGGGATGCTGCTCGCGGCCGAGTGCTACGACGATTACGCGGCGCTCGGCCTCGGCACCGGGATGGGCGACGAGTGGCTGCGCATCGCCGGCGTCAAGGCGTTCGTGGACGGGGCGATCGGCGGCCGCACCTGCTTCGTCTCCGAGCCGTTCTGCGGCACGCACGACCACGGATTGCGGATCACCTCGCCCGAGGAGCTGCACGCCCTCGTGCGCCGCGTGCACGGCGACGGCAACCGGCTCGGGATCCACGCGAACGGCGACGCGGCCATCCGCATGCTCCTCGACGCGTACGAGGCGGCGCAGCGTGACGACCCGCGGCCCACGCGCCACCGCATCGAGCACTGCAGCATCGTCGACGACGACATCATTCGCCGGATCGCCGCCCTCGACCTCATCGTGACGCCGTTCGCGCGCTACGCGAGCTTCTACGGCGGTCGGCTGGAGCGATGGTACGGGAAGGACCGCACCGAGCGCATGTTCGCGCATCGGGCGCTCCTCGACGCCGGCGTGACCGTCGCGGCGTCCACGGATCACCCGGCGAGCCCGGTCTCCCCCTTCGCCGCGATGCAGTCGCTCGTCACCCGCACCGGCGACGACGGGAGCCTCGTGGGAGCGGTCCAGCGGATCACCCCGGCGGAGGCGCTCGCCGTGTACACGGCCGGCTCCGCCGCCGCGACCGGCGAGGAGCGTCGGAAGGGACGCCTGCTCCCCGGCATGCTCGCCGACTTCGCCGTGCTCGACGCGGACCCGAGGGCCGTCGATCCGTTCGCGATCTCGGAGATCGCCGCCGTGCGCACCTACGTCGACGGCGAGCTCGTCTTCAGTAGGGAGTAG
- the proC gene encoding pyrroline-5-carboxylate reductase has product MIGVGSMGGAILAGLRDPEVRIERPIAVTTRSAASAAAFAGSPDVVAHAAETDPEANRRAVRGAAVVVLGVKPWMVVDAVREIAGELAPGAIVVSVAAGIPCAAIEAELPEGTPVVRAMPNTPSQIGLGVTGIAAGAAAGSAEISVVRRLFETVGEVLEVRESQINDVAAVSGSGPAYLYLYAEEMLAAAERRGFDPAQARTLVQQTIRGAAELWAASGEEPAELRRRVTSPKGTTEQAVLVLQDADWGGLFDRALAANVRRSEELEAGA; this is encoded by the coding sequence ATGATCGGGGTCGGCTCGATGGGCGGGGCGATTCTCGCCGGGCTGCGCGACCCGGAGGTGCGGATCGAGCGGCCCATCGCGGTCACGACGCGATCGGCGGCCAGCGCGGCCGCGTTCGCCGGGTCGCCCGACGTCGTTGCGCACGCCGCCGAGACCGACCCCGAGGCGAACCGCCGCGCCGTGCGCGGCGCGGCGGTCGTCGTGCTCGGCGTGAAGCCCTGGATGGTCGTCGACGCGGTGCGCGAGATCGCCGGGGAGCTCGCGCCGGGAGCGATCGTCGTGAGCGTGGCCGCGGGGATCCCCTGCGCGGCGATCGAGGCCGAGCTGCCGGAGGGGACCCCCGTCGTCCGCGCGATGCCGAACACGCCGTCGCAGATCGGTCTCGGCGTCACGGGGATCGCGGCCGGGGCGGCGGCGGGATCCGCCGAGATCTCCGTCGTGCGGCGACTGTTCGAAACGGTCGGGGAGGTCCTCGAGGTGCGCGAGTCGCAGATCAACGACGTCGCCGCGGTCTCCGGATCGGGGCCCGCCTACCTCTACCTCTACGCGGAGGAGATGCTCGCCGCGGCCGAGCGCCGCGGCTTCGATCCGGCGCAGGCGAGAACGCTCGTGCAGCAGACCATCCGCGGGGCCGCGGAGCTCTGGGCGGCGAGCGGCGAGGAGCCCGCCGAGCTCCGACGCCGGGTCACGAGCCCGAAGGGCACGACGGAGCAGGCGGTCCTCGTGCTCCAGGATGCGGACTGGGGCGGGCTCTTCGACCGTGCGCTCGCCGCCAACGTCCGCCGCTCCGAGGAGCTCGAGGCGGGGGCGTAG
- a CDS encoding cation diffusion facilitator family transporter, with protein sequence MSASGGGKAIIAAFLANLGIAITKFIAWAFSGSSSMLAEGVHSLADSGNQILLLIGGKRAQQRADKEHPFGYGRVRYVYAFVVAIVLFSVGGVFSIYEGIEKVQHPHALEVWWLPLLVLVIAIVLESFSLRTAVKESLPHKGDSSWFQFIRRSKAPELPVVLLEDLAALTGLVFALLGVGLTVITGNGLFDGIATILIGVLLVGVALIVGIEVKSLLVGEGASDEDIAKIEAAILDSKDIGRIIHMKTLYLGPDEFMVGAKIDVAATATMGEVSAIVNLAERRIRDAVPAARVIYLEPDVYLDPNADTPSTSSIVMLSSD encoded by the coding sequence ATGAGCGCGTCAGGCGGCGGCAAAGCGATCATCGCGGCGTTTCTCGCCAACTTGGGCATCGCGATCACGAAGTTCATCGCGTGGGCGTTCTCCGGCTCCTCCTCGATGCTCGCCGAGGGCGTGCACTCGCTCGCCGACTCGGGCAACCAGATCCTGCTGCTCATCGGCGGCAAGCGCGCGCAGCAGCGCGCCGACAAGGAGCACCCCTTCGGCTACGGCCGCGTGCGCTACGTCTACGCCTTCGTCGTCGCGATCGTGCTCTTCTCCGTCGGCGGGGTGTTCTCCATCTACGAGGGCATCGAGAAGGTGCAGCATCCGCACGCGCTCGAGGTCTGGTGGCTGCCGCTGCTCGTCCTCGTGATCGCGATCGTCCTCGAGAGCTTCTCGCTCCGCACCGCCGTCAAGGAGAGCCTGCCCCACAAGGGCGACTCCAGCTGGTTCCAGTTCATCCGCCGCTCCAAGGCGCCCGAGCTGCCGGTCGTGCTGCTCGAGGATCTCGCGGCGCTCACCGGCCTCGTCTTCGCGCTGCTCGGCGTCGGCCTCACCGTGATCACCGGGAACGGCCTCTTCGACGGCATCGCGACGATCCTCATCGGCGTGCTGCTCGTCGGAGTCGCGCTCATCGTCGGCATCGAGGTGAAGAGCCTCCTCGTCGGCGAGGGCGCGAGCGACGAGGACATCGCGAAGATCGAGGCCGCGATCCTCGACTCGAAGGACATCGGCCGCATCATCCACATGAAAACCCTCTACCTCGGGCCCGATGAGTTCATGGTGGGCGCGAAGATCGACGTGGCCGCGACGGCGACGATGGGCGAGGTCTCGGCGATCGTGAACCTGGCCGAGCGCCGCATCCGCGACGCCGTCCCCGCGGCCCGCGTCATCTACCTCGAGCCCGACGTCTACCTCGATCCGAACGCCGACACGCCGTCGACGAGCTCGATCGTGATGCTCTCGAGCGACTGA
- a CDS encoding nucleoside deaminase → MDRALALAREAGEAGEIPVGAIVLDAEGREIGSGRNDREAGRDPTAHAEVLAIRAAARELGDRVLAGCTLVVTLEPCVMCAGAILAARVPRVVFGAWDEKAGAAGSVYDLLRDGRLPHPVPEVVAGVGAADSAALLREFFAERR, encoded by the coding sequence ATGGATCGCGCCCTCGCGCTCGCGCGCGAGGCCGGGGAGGCCGGGGAGATCCCGGTCGGCGCGATCGTGCTCGACGCCGAGGGGCGGGAGATCGGCTCGGGGCGGAACGATCGGGAGGCGGGTCGGGATCCGACCGCGCACGCCGAGGTCCTGGCGATCCGCGCCGCGGCGCGCGAGCTCGGGGACCGGGTCCTCGCGGGATGCACGCTCGTCGTGACGCTCGAGCCCTGCGTCATGTGCGCGGGCGCGATCCTCGCCGCGCGCGTGCCGCGCGTCGTGTTCGGCGCCTGGGACGAGAAGGCGGGGGCGGCGGGCAGCGTCTACGACCTGCTGCGAGACGGCAGGCTCCCGCACCCCGTGCCCGAGGTCGTCGCCGGAGTGGGGGCGGCGGACAGCGCCGCGCTCCTCAGGGAGTTCTTCGCCGAGCGCCGGTAG
- the upp gene encoding uracil phosphoribosyltransferase codes for MRVFVADHPLITHKLTVLRNAKTPQPTFRLLIEELMTLLAYEATREVRVEPHEIETPVAPTTGVRLSEPLPLIVPILRAGLGMLEGMVKLVPTAEVGFLGMARDEETLQPTTYAERLPDSLAGRQCFVLDPMLATGGSLAAAIRFLFDRGADDVTAICVLGTPEGVEAIREAAGDREVTLVLGALDEGLDEQAYIVPGLGDAGDRLYGTVDH; via the coding sequence ATGCGAGTCTTCGTTGCGGATCATCCCCTCATCACCCACAAGTTGACGGTGCTGCGCAACGCGAAGACGCCGCAGCCCACGTTCCGGCTCCTCATCGAGGAGCTCATGACCCTGCTCGCCTACGAGGCGACCCGCGAGGTGCGCGTCGAGCCGCACGAGATCGAGACCCCCGTGGCGCCCACGACGGGCGTGCGCCTCAGCGAGCCGCTGCCGCTGATCGTGCCGATCCTGCGCGCCGGCCTCGGCATGCTCGAGGGCATGGTGAAGCTCGTACCGACCGCCGAGGTCGGCTTCCTGGGCATGGCCCGCGACGAGGAGACGCTGCAGCCGACCACCTACGCGGAACGGCTCCCCGACTCCCTCGCGGGCCGCCAGTGCTTCGTGCTGGATCCGATGCTCGCGACCGGCGGCTCCCTCGCCGCGGCGATCAGATTCCTCTTCGACCGCGGCGCCGACGACGTGACGGCGATCTGCGTGCTCGGCACCCCCGAGGGCGTCGAGGCGATCCGCGAGGCCGCGGGGGACCGCGAGGTCACGCTCGTGCTCGGCGCGCTCGACGAGGGGCTCGACGAACAGGCCTACATCGTCCCCGGTCTCGGCGACGCCGGCGATCGGCTCTACGGCACCGTCGACCACTGA